The Nitrospirota bacterium genome has a window encoding:
- a CDS encoding U32 family peptidase, whose protein sequence is MQQLKLPELLAPAGDIEKLKTAIHYGADAVYFGDSRFSLRGRARNFYPEELISAVKYAHDLGVRAYVTVNIFPHNNDLPGIEEHIKVLKEARPDAVILSDPGVFMMIRKMAPEIDVHISTQANITNYDAALFWEGLGAKRLVLSRELSLDEIREIRRKTTIELEAFVHGSICISYSGRCYISSFLSDRSANMGECTNSCRWDYTLMEEKRPGEHFPVYE, encoded by the coding sequence ATGCAACAGTTGAAACTACCTGAATTGCTTGCCCCGGCTGGGGATATTGAGAAACTGAAGACGGCCATTCATTATGGTGCGGATGCGGTCTATTTTGGAGATTCAAGATTCAGCCTCAGGGGGAGGGCGAGGAACTTTTATCCTGAGGAATTAATAAGCGCAGTTAAGTATGCTCATGACCTGGGGGTCAGGGCATATGTAACTGTTAATATTTTTCCTCACAATAATGACCTGCCAGGGATTGAAGAACATATAAAGGTTCTTAAAGAGGCCCGGCCCGATGCAGTGATACTTTCAGACCCCGGTGTCTTTATGATGATCCGGAAAATGGCGCCTGAAATAGACGTCCACATCAGCACACAGGCAAATATCACCAACTATGATGCCGCATTGTTCTGGGAAGGCCTTGGGGCAAAAAGGCTCGTACTCTCACGGGAATTGTCTTTGGACGAGATCAGGGAAATCAGACGAAAAACAACTATCGAACTCGAGGCATTTGTTCACGGGTCAATATGCATATCTTATTCAGGAAGGTGTTATATCAGCAGCTTTCTTTCGGACCGGAGCGCTAATATGGGTGAATGCACCAACTCCTGCAGATGGGACTATACCCTTATGGAAGAGAAGAGACCGGGGGAGCATTTTCCCGTGTATGAAA